In the genome of Deltaproteobacteria bacterium, one region contains:
- a CDS encoding IMP dehydrogenase (catalyzes the synthesis of xanthosine monophosphate by the NAD+ dependent oxidation of inosine monophosphate), producing VMMGSMFAGTEESPGEKILYQGRTYKIYRGMGSIDAMKDGSSDRYFQEGSKKLVPEGIVGRVPYKGSVLETIDQLVGGLRSGMGYLGASDIPALWDKAQFVEISAAGLRESHVHDVIITKEAPNYRVDAY from the coding sequence GTCATGATGGGTTCCATGTTCGCGGGCACCGAGGAAAGTCCGGGCGAGAAGATTTTGTACCAAGGACGAACCTACAAGATTTATCGCGGCATGGGCTCCATCGATGCCATGAAGGACGGCAGCAGCGACCGGTATTTTCAGGAAGGCTCCAAAAAGTTGGTGCCGGAAGGTATTGTGGGCCGGGTCCCGTACAAGGGTTCGGTCTTGGAAACCATTGATCAGCTGGTCGGAGGACTGCGTTCCGGCATGGGATATCTGGGTGCCTCCGATATTCCGGCCCTGTGGGACAAGGCGCAGTTCGTGGAGATATCCGCCGCTGGTCTGCGCGAAAGCCACGTCCACGACGTGATCATTACCAAGGAAGCGCCCAATTACCGGGTGGACGCCTACTAA